The proteins below come from a single Molothrus ater isolate BHLD 08-10-18 breed brown headed cowbird chromosome 3, BPBGC_Mater_1.1, whole genome shotgun sequence genomic window:
- the SLC1A4 gene encoding neutral amino acid transporter A, protein MEEAAAGEGKAGHGRNGHAEGPAAEERRGGGARLRGCRGFLRRNALVLLTVSGVVAGVALGAAVRSAALSPAQVSYLAFPGELLLRMLRMVILPLVICSLVSGAASLDTRSLGRLGGIAVAYFLGTTLLASGLAVALGFIIRPGAGASALNTQLGLPGELPKSKETVDSFLDLIRNLFPANLVAAAFETYATDYRLLPRNTTSGNITWEKVPVGTDIRGMNILGLVLFALVLGVALKKLGPEGEDLIRFFNSFNEATMVLVTWIMWYVPIGIMFLVGSKIVEMEDIVLLVTSLGKYIFASILGHVIHGGIILPLIYFAATRQNPYRFLLGLITPLATAFATCSSSATLPSMIKCIEENNGVDKRISRFILPIGATVNMDGAAIFQCMAAVFIAQLNNVDLNPGQIFTILVTATASSVGAAGVPAGGVLTIAIILEAIGLPTNDLSLILAVDWIVDRTTTVVNVEGDALGAGILNYLNEKDKKEREQELKEVTVEAVANSKSEAETSPLVTHKNPVSNTSSTADPESKESVL, encoded by the exons AtggaggaggcggcggcgggtgAGGGCAAGGCGGGCCACGGCCGGAACGGCCATGCCGAGGGCCCGGCGGCCGAggagcggcggggcggcggggcccggctgCGGGGCTGCCGCGGGTTCCTGCGGCGCAACGCGCTGGTGCTGCTGACGGTGTCGGGGGTGGTGGCCGGCGTGGCGCTGGGGGCCGCCGTGCGCAGCGCGGCGCTGAGCCCGGCACAGGTCTCCTACCTGGCCTTTCccggggagctgctgctgcggATGCTGCGCATGGTGATCCTGCCGCTCGTGATCTGCAGCCTGGTGTCGGGCGCCGCCAGCCTGGACACCCGCTCGCTCGGCCGCCTGGGTGGCATCGCGGTCGCCTATTTCCTGGGCACCACGCTGCTCGCCTCCGGCCTCGCCGTCGCCCTCGGCTTCATCATTCGCCCCGGCGCCGGTGCCTCCGCGCTCAAcacccagctggggctgccggGCGAGCTACCCAAGAGCAAGGAGACGGTAGACTCCTTCCTCGACCTCATCAG AAACCTGTTCCCTGCAAATCTTGTTGCTGCAGCTTTTGAAACG TATGCGACAGACTATCGGCTGCTGCCCAGGAACACAACCTCTGGAAATATCACATGGGAAAAG gTCCCTGTAGGTACTGATATCAGAGGAATGAACATCCTGGGACTGGTGCTGTTTGCTCTGGTTTTAGGAGTGGCACTGAAAAAGCTTGGCCCAGAGGGGGAAGATCTGATTCGCTTCTTTAACTCATTCAATGAGGCAACAATGGTCTTGGTTACCTGGATTATGTG GTATGTACCTATTGGCATTATGTTCCTTGTTGGGAGCAAGATTGTGGAAATGGAAGATATTGTGCTTCTGGTGACCAGTCTGGGAAAATACATCTTTGCCTCTATCCTGGGCCACGTCATCCATGGAGGAATCATTCTGCCACTTATTTATTTTGCAGCCACACGGCAAAATCCGTATCGTTTTCTCTTAGGACTTATCACACCACTTGCCACTGCCTTTGCCACTTGCTCCAG ctctgccacGCTCCCGTCCATGATCAAGTGTATCGAGGAGAACAACGGAGTTGACAAGAGGATCAGCAGATTTATCCTTCCCATTGGGGCCACTGTAAACATGGATGGAGCTGCTATTTTCCAGTGCATGGCAGCTGTGTTCATTGCTCAGCTGAATAATGTCGACCTCAACCCTGGGCAGATCTTTACAATTCT CGTGACGGCCACGGCGTCCAGCGTGGGAGCAGCCGGGGTCCCTGCCGGAGGCGTCCTCACCATCGCCATCATCCTGGAGGCCATCGGGCTGCCCACCAACGACCTGTCCCTCATACTGGCTGTGGACTGGATCGT GGACCGAACCACCACAGTTGTGAATGTGGAAGGGGatgccctgggagcaggcatCCTTAATTACCTGAAtgaaaaagacaagaaagagagagagcaggagctcaAGGAAGTCACCGTAGAAGCAGTTGCTAACAGCAAGTCTGAAGCAGAAACGTCACCCTTGGTAACCCACAAAAACCCAGTCTCCAAcacaagcagcacagcagacCCTGAATCCAAGGAATCAGTATTGTGA